From the Streptomyces syringium genome, one window contains:
- a CDS encoding DUF6114 domain-containing protein gives MATASRRGTEPGTVRRSPWVAWRQWRKGRPFWGGLAAIVAGAEISAIPLAPLKIMLHQGIAGIPSVLMGLVMVVMGLTAWFAPQYRTLAGVLTVMVATATLVMSNLGGFLFGTIIGTIGGAMIFAWQPLPAGPEPDPGPESGNEPGPEPESTPGHQPVPPGQKPDLVSPPTLGTEPPPESRPTR, from the coding sequence GTGGCCACCGCCTCGCGTCGTGGCACCGAGCCCGGCACCGTGCGGCGCAGCCCGTGGGTCGCGTGGCGTCAGTGGCGCAAGGGGCGCCCCTTCTGGGGCGGCCTGGCCGCGATCGTCGCGGGCGCGGAGATCAGCGCCATCCCGCTCGCACCGCTGAAGATCATGCTCCATCAGGGCATCGCGGGCATCCCGTCGGTCCTGATGGGCCTGGTCATGGTGGTGATGGGGCTGACCGCGTGGTTCGCCCCGCAGTACCGCACGCTCGCCGGGGTGCTCACGGTCATGGTCGCCACGGCGACGCTGGTCATGTCCAACCTCGGCGGGTTCCTCTTCGGCACGATCATCGGCACCATCGGCGGCGCCATGATCTTCGCGTGGCAACCGTTGCCGGCGGGGCCGGAACCGGATCCCGGCCCCGAATCGGGGAACGAGCCGGGCCCCGAGCCGGAATCGACGCCGGGGCACCAGCCCGTACCCCCCGGCCAGAAGCCTGATCTCGTCAGTCCACCCACCCTCGGGACCGAGCCGCCTCCCGAGTCGCGCCCCACCCGCTAG
- a CDS encoding DUF6230 family protein gives MKDAQGRQVTGRVRWRKFAVLAVPGFAATAALAVALADGALAASFAVSGQQFKVSADSLEGQGFAQYGSVDTNARGDLLPVAVTAIKKAELKKLCQSVVTHLPIIGDISLNLSAGGGKDPVEASDLFVDATQLSGNAVFKNIEIGRDASTLDKGPDNAQGMQDLFAQQADSVRITNLQQVAWATNAGTFKLSGLSMKVAKGKRECF, from the coding sequence ATGAAAGACGCTCAAGGAAGACAGGTGACGGGCCGCGTGCGGTGGCGGAAGTTCGCCGTTCTGGCCGTCCCGGGATTCGCGGCCACGGCCGCGCTGGCGGTCGCGCTGGCCGACGGGGCACTGGCTGCCTCGTTCGCCGTGTCGGGCCAGCAGTTCAAGGTCTCCGCGGACAGTCTGGAGGGCCAGGGCTTCGCGCAGTACGGCAGCGTGGACACCAACGCCCGCGGCGACCTGCTGCCCGTCGCCGTGACCGCCATCAAGAAGGCCGAGCTCAAGAAGCTCTGCCAGTCCGTGGTGACCCATCTGCCCATCATCGGCGACATCTCACTGAACCTCAGCGCGGGTGGCGGGAAGGACCCCGTCGAGGCCAGCGACCTGTTCGTGGACGCGACCCAGCTCTCCGGCAACGCGGTCTTCAAGAACATCGAGATCGGCCGGGACGCCTCCACGCTGGACAAGGGCCCGGACAACGCCCAGGGCATGCAGGACCTCTTCGCCCAGCAGGCCGACTCCGTCAGGATCACCAACCTTCAGCAGGTCGCCTGGGCGACCAACGCGGGCACGTTCAAGCTCTCCGGGCTGAGCATGAAGGTCGCCAAGGGCAAGCGGGAATGCTTCTGA